CTTCCGACGCAAACTGTAGCCAGATAGCCGACGGCGACGATATTGAAGCTCGCCTCTCCGCAATTCTCCGATCCAATGGCGTCCGTGACTTCTCCTTTAAAAGGGTTCCCTCAGATTATTACGACTGGTCTCTTGAGGCCCGAAGGGACAGTCTCGGTGCCGCCTCCGTCGATCACCTTTGCAAAAGCATCGTCCTCGTACGTCATTTAACAGCGATTCGTCAATTCAATATGTTTTCTATCTCTATACTGTTAAAATGTGAAATTTGATTGAAAACTGGCCTTGAATTCCATATGCCCAATTAATGCTATCATATGTTCATTTTTTAAGCTCAACGAGCGTGAGAAACTATTTTCTTTAGCGTAGGCCAACTAGTGATAAAGAAGATATTCAACTGGCACTGGCAGTATGGCAACTTTAGCTAAGACATGCTACACAATTGTTTCTTGATTAATTCCATTAAATTTGTAGTTATTAGTCTAAAAAGCCAGAGTGTGTTCATTAGCAAAAAAGTCTATTCCATGTGGATGCTGTGTTGGTTGCTTTGTGGAGATTATGAGTTTGAAACTAGAAAAAGAATACCTTTTATCAAAAGTTAGTAcccttatttatttatctattgaACATTACATACAAAGATAGAGAGTACCTTCTTACTAGAATTGTTCATTTGGTTTGGCTTTAAGTAAAGTTAGAGAAATAAAGGCAATAATAATGAAAATGTATACTGAGGTTGTGAGTAAAGCTTCTGTATCATTTAGGATGATCTAGCCTCATATATGTCAATACAGTGACTAATGTGTTTTAGTTGCTAACATTAAGGATTCTAAATTTGACTTTCTGCATATAGACAATTATGTATAATTTGTGGTTTTGCACATTCCAAGGAAAGGATTAAATTTTGGTTCTAGTAATGACAGAGAAATGGCAACTCTTCTCTCCTTCCATATCTGTTCATGACTCTTTTCATTTATCTTTGCAGTCAGACTGGAGAATTTGAATGAGCATAGTTCTAGTAGTTTAGTTGAGTACTCTATTCATGGACTCATTGGAGTATGTATTGATGCTTCATTTTAGAGGTTTTTGGGGGCAAAAGATGATATATTTTAGCAATGTGCTGATCATGGTGGTAATTTGGTGTATTTGATGGGAGAGAATTGTaaagattattatttttttgaatcatGTTATGTTTTCTACATACTGTGAGATTTGGTTTTTCACTGGTTCTTGAATTCCTTATGGTTCTCCACATCTGGAGTTTATAGAAGATTTCCTTTTAGCTGATGCAGTATTGGGAGGTGAGGTGATACAAAATATTGTGATACGATATAAAATATTCTGTTTCAATGTTATGTAATCTGCTATTTAagttataaagaaaaatttattagcaCCTCCTTTTATTTGTTGTCTTTTTAATGGAAAATAGCAAGTAGGCCAAGGATTATGGATCCCAAGTATGGATATGTCTAGGTCTTGACTTGTGCAATGTTCAAACTCTGTGATATGGGCTGTTGTCTCAGGATGGTCCAAGTATCATGTTAGTGTACCTATACATTGTGAAAGATACTATTAGGATATGGGAATTGGTAAGCAACTTACCTAATACTTTCAGGACTAACTCTAGCTAATAAGAaacgaaaaagaaaaaggcCACTATCATCAGATTAAAAGTCCATTACTAATATGAAATTTTGAAATACAAAAGCCCATCACATAATTAAACTAGAATTCCGTGAAGACCAGGTTAAAGCCCAAATTCAAAATAAACATGCTGAGTCCAAATTCAACCTGGGGCCCTACTCCCAAGGGTCAATGAGATGATAGAGAGGAGAGGGGATGGGAAGTTCGTGAGGGAATGACTCATAAACTAGGAGGAGAAAATTATTGATAGAGATGATCAGCACATATGTGGCAAGGTCTGTGAGGAATGATGTAAAAGTAAAACCAAGCTTTGTGTTGCTACTTTTATACTGGCTTTGTCAGTTCCAaactgaaataatttatttggcTAAATCTGGCTGATTACTGCAATGGAACACCAGAAAATATTGAATCAAAGAGAGAGAAGTATGAGGAAAAGATTTTTATATCATTGCCTTACCTGGCTGGATCTGTTTTTCCAAAATTTCACATTCTTCACCAAACACATTTCATATCTTTTGACATACTGTGCCTTGTTGATGCAAGTGCTTCTAGGCAAATACCAAATTCAAGTTAACCCACtagaatcaaataaattaaattttaacctGCATTGATGCATGAAGAACAATTGGATGCGCATCTTTTCAAATATGAAAAAGCAAAAATGACATTCTGTTTGCCAGCAGTCTACTAAGGTCTCTTAAGTGCTGTAATTTATAGTCTATTGCTTGGCTTGTAGAAATATGTTGTTGATTTCAGTAGTAATCTTCATCTTTGTTACTGCTGCTAACTGAAGAATTTAGATCTGTTATCAAGATTGGGAATGGGGTACTTATGGAATAAGATAATGTATTATAACATTTGacagtcatgcttatgtaaaaCGTTATACAGATCTTTGAAGTATTATGAAATTCCTATACGTAAGAATATGTAACATGAAAAACACCCTTTGCCACTTCTACACGACTTAATGGCAGCAGTGAAACAAACATTGACTTTGAAATGTTGTAATTCTGAATCTCCTTTGCCTGCACTATGAGTTCATAAACAATGACTTTCCACTTCTATACGACTTAATGGCAGCAGTGAAACAAACATTTGAAGACTTTGAGATGTTGTAATTCTGAATCTCCTTTGCCTTGCACTATGAGTTCATAaactattactttttaattttctgaaTATTGTGCTAAGTTCTTTTGTTTCTCACAGGTTAATACACAGGCGCCATCAGATATCATTGATTGCAGTGATTGCAAAAATTCAAAGTATTACATTGTTGTTGTTCAGGTACCTTGGttttttatattaagaatttGTCACTAAACATGATTACTGAGCTGCTTAGATGTGGACATTTGCTCTATTGCAGTACACTGCTCGGTTCAATGCTGAGACTGTTAAAAACTACCTGTATATGCTCAATGATTGCAAGATagcaaaaaagaaattcaactGTAAGTTGTCATCCTCTTCAACAATTCTGATTACATTCTGTCTgtctttgtgtgtgtgtgtttgtgTGCCTCCTCCCCCCCCCCCAACCTCCCAGCCCAGAAACAAAAAGAAGCAAAAATGACTTGCAAGGCAACAAAACATTTATTTGATTTGCAAGGA
The Manihot esculenta cultivar AM560-2 chromosome 1, M.esculenta_v8, whole genome shotgun sequence genome window above contains:
- the LOC110609530 gene encoding uncharacterized protein LOC110609530 isoform X4, coding for MEAELAELERVQTLILQRISNLELSSFPQNSLSVSSSVRSSDANCSQIADGDDIEARLSAILRSNGVRDFSFKRVPSDYYDWSLEARRDSLGAASVDHLCKSIVLVNTQAPSDIIDCSDCKNSKYYIVVVQYTARFNAETVKNYLYMLNDCKIAKKKFNLRLAPEEISAKLTGYEHNAVTCIGLKTEIPKI
- the LOC110609530 gene encoding uncharacterized protein LOC110609530 isoform X6, whose translation is MEAELAELERVQTLILQRISNLELSSFPQNSLSVSSSVRSSDANCSQIADGDDIEARLSAILRSNGVRDFSFKRVPSDYYDWSLEARRDSLGAASVDHLCKSIVLVNTQAPSDIIDCSDCKNSKYYIVVVQYTARFNAETVKNYLYMLNDCKIAKKKFNLRLAPEEISAKLTGYEHNAVTCIGLKTEIPL
- the LOC110609530 gene encoding uncharacterized protein LOC110609530 isoform X1, with the protein product MEAELAELERVQTLILQRISNLELSSFPQNSLSVSSSVRSSDANCSQIADGDDIEARLSAILRSNGVRDFSFKRVPSDYYDWSLEARRDSLGAASVDHLCKSIVLVNTQAPSDIIDCSDCKNSKYYIVVVQYTARFNAETVKNYLYMLNDCKIAKKKFNLRLAPEEISAKLTGYEHNAVTCIGLKTEIPVILDEAIVRLNPDFFWLGGGEVDLKLGIKTSEFIKFVKPFIVGCSST
- the LOC110609530 gene encoding uncharacterized protein LOC110609530 isoform X2 encodes the protein MEAELAELERVQTLILQRISNLELSSFPQNSLSVSSSVRSSDANCSQIADGDDIEARLSAILRSNGVRDFSFKRVPSDYYDWSLEARRDSLGAASVDHLCKSIVLVNTQAPSDIIDCSDCKNSKYYIVVVQYTARFNAETVKNYLYMLNDCKIAKKKFNLRLAPEEISAKLTGYEHNAVTCIGLKTEIPKFAGRILGIGK
- the LOC110609530 gene encoding uncharacterized protein LOC110609530 isoform X5, with product MEAELAELERVQTLILQRISNLELSSFPQNSLSVSSSVRSSDANCSQIADGDDIEARLSAILRSNGVRDFSFKRVPSDYYDWSLEARRDSLGAASVDHLCKSIVLVNTQAPSDIIDCSDCKNSKYYIVVVQYTARFNAETVKNYLYMLNDCKIAKKKFNLRLAPEEISAKLTGYEHNAVTCIGLKTEIPF
- the LOC110609530 gene encoding uncharacterized protein LOC110609530 isoform X3 produces the protein MEAELAELERVQTLILQRISNLELSSFPQNSLSVSSSVRSSDANCSQIADGDDIEARLSAILRSNGVRDFSFKRVPSDYYDWSLEARRDSLGAASVDHLCKSIVLVNTQAPSDIIDCSDCKNSKYYIVVVQYTARFNAETVKNYLYMLNDCKIAKKKFNLRLAPEEISAKLTGYEHNAVTCIGLKTEIPEEFWE